The Procambarus clarkii isolate CNS0578487 chromosome 91, FALCON_Pclarkii_2.0, whole genome shotgun sequence region TGTGGTCATTCTTGAACTCGGTTATAATACATTTCACTAGCCAATACTGTAGCTTGGCTAAATGAAATTTGGGGTGAAGTAGCTGATCCTCTTGACTTTTCCTACCATTGCTTGCGGGTTGGGTATAGGGTATGTAATAGATGAACTAGACCAACAAAACTGTTTTGGATTATCTTTAGACTTCAAGTTAATTTGTTGACACTTAACTAGTCATAAACACTGTTAGATGAAATGCACTGCCCCAAAATTAAATGGTTGCACTTTAAACTTGATGCTCCTTTACAGCAATTTAAGCAAAATTAGTCaactggggaggagggggggaaaaaGACATTAGACAACTTGTCATAGAAAGCAagactttgtaaatttggaagatTCAAAATTCTTTGATTAGCCCAAAGCATAATTTTCTTAGCTAAAGTTAAAGAATGTGCTGCCTTTTGAGCTTCTGCTTTGACTTGTTCTGAAGACTGTATTAAGTAGTTACGCCACATGGTGGGAAGACTTTACTTTAGCTGCAAGATTTTAGTTCATTGCAACTATACTATAAATTTTGAATGGTTTATGCAAGAGGCCAGAAGCAAGTCATTTACAGTTGTATATTCAAATGTAAGTTCATGTAGTTGATAGCTGTAAGTACTTTCAGTGAAATCTTAAGGACTACGCTGTTGAGGCTCCAAGGTACTTTTTAGCGTTGTGCCCAGTCGGCACGTGCCCAATCATAAACATTCCGGCCGTCTCGGGGTCCCACTTGGGACTCTTAAAATGAATCCTAATGTTTTTTAGGATTATAATGATAAATCTTGGTATCAAATGGGTTGCAAATGAATTTGGTAGTGTATGCAAAAGTCCTGATAAGCAATTGAATATAAAGGTTTAAAATTTTGGTATTGCTTATTTTCAAACTGATAATGTACACATTTTCTTGTACATTGCTGTAAAGAGAACTAATGTATCTACCAAGTGTTTTGGCAAGCATTGTAAATTTTCTAGATATAATTAGTTGAAAGATAGGTACTTGACTGAGGATTTCTGTAGGGTCCCCTGACGAGCCATGGCCACTGCTCAAAGATTTTTGGTATTTAGATGTGCTTGAGCTTTATGCCTTTATTTCAGAATAGTTGATAAAACTGAAGAATGGACGACTACTTTTAAAAATTACTAGCCAAGTTTTTTTAACTGTAGACTACCATTGGTTATGTTGGTCATTCCTGATGTCTATATTTTATATTTGATGTCTATATATAAATCTGATCCAAAGGCATTAAACTTTGGTAACATTTGCTTTCAACCATTGGTAGATAATAAAAAATTCACTGATTGGCATTAAAACTTTAATGAATTTCTTGTCCTCGTATAGTAGATTTGCACATTTCTAAATGGTCAACTTTGACAGGGACGACGGTGTCTTTGCATTTGAAGGAAGAAGCTTATGACTTTGTTGAGGTGGATACTGTGAAGAACTTGGTTAAGAAGTATTCCCAGTTCATAAATTTTCCAATCTACTTGTGGGATTCTAAAACTGAAGAGGTTGAAGAACCTCTTGATGAAGATGAGGCAGAAGAGGATAAGGTATGTTGGAGCCCGTAGGGTCAACTTGGACTGTTTAACTTTGTCTCTTTAAATACTTGTATATACTGTTTAAATGTGTAGATTGAAAACTGACACACATTGTCCACAGGTTGAAGAGGAAGACGAGGAAGGGAAGGtggaagaggagaaagaggacaAGCCCAAAACAAAGAAGGTCTCGAAGACTACTTGGGATTGGACTCTTCTAAATGACGCCAAGCCAATCTGGACAAGAAAGTAAGCTTCATATTAAATTGCCAATATTGACCCTAATTTTGCTAATGAAGGAAAATTGTTGGCATGTCTTAAACTTGTCCATCTTTTTAGTCATTCTTAGTATGTCTgatcccttcccctcccacttTCTACTGGAGAAAGTGaagagccattacaactatatagcacttggaagggataaggatctgggatgggacgggagaaagaatggtggccaaccacttggatagaggattgaatgccgacctgcacagACACACTCGCCACCTTCTGGACCAAATATTAATCTAAAAGTTCAGTGGGTAATACTAGATACTAAAGTTTATTTGTATGTTAAAGATTTAATGGAAAACAAATTGACCACTAATGCGCCGTGTTTGGGACATTTCCCCTGTGCGCATAAGATAGTGTTCGCAAAATTTTGATCTGTTAAATGATCATTTCCCTTCCTTGAACACGTACATGTAAAAACTAAAACTTCACTTTGGGTGAGGGGATATGGAGAAGGGGGGGCATCACGGGCTGGTCGCCccatgtgtgaagctcccagaagcAGTCTCGAGCACTGTGAGTAtccacaaatatattttaaattactTGTTCTATGTGTTTTTATTTGGCCCCTGTACCACTTGGCCCCACAGTTCTACGAAGATGAAGCAGTGATGTCAAATGGAAAATCTTAACTAAATTAATAGTGCTAAATTTCAAGAGTTGGAACTTTGTCCAACTgttctccatccatccatccatacattagtttttgataactgcagagaatTTTGAGCTAGAAGTGAAACTAGTGGCAAATGGAAGTAGACTGGCAACCCTGGTGAAGTAAACCACTGATGTGTGAAGTGGCCTTATGTTTGATGCAAGAGGTTTCACTATACACGTTAGAATTTTTTCCTTGTTGGTAGAAGTGGTTGTGATTTTTGTTGTACCTTGTAAGAAtgttaaatttatcactggtaacCCTGCTGTGTAAAAAGTGTCAAGGTTTAGCATACTTGTGCTACTTAATGTGTGTTAAATATCCTACCAAATTTCATGTAAAAATGATCAGGTTGGGAGCTATAATTTTAATTTAGTATTGCCCACAATGGTAATACAAATTTTTCTTTGCATGTTCTCTGTAGTCTTCTGGTACCAAATGTGAACTTCACAAAAGCTATGCTAGCAGTGTGGAACATGTGACACTTGGCCTAGCACCAGCCTTGGATATTGGTGTTATAGTGAAATCTTGAACTGTGCATTTGCTGGTTGCTTGGGCTCTTGTAATTTTTTCAAAGATGTGCAGCCCTTTATAAGTTTATAGTAATTATGGATTAAGTTGATAGTTCTAAATGTAATTTTCCTGCATTAATTTACAGGCCTGCTGATATTGAAGATTCAGAGTATAATGAATTCTACAAGACTCTAAGCAAAGATTCCAAAGATCctctagccaaaacgcactttgtAGCAGAAGGTGAAGTGACGTTTAAGTCACTTTTGTTTGTCCCAGAAGTTCAACCCTCCGAGTCCTTCAATAAGTATGGCACTCGCACGGATAACATAAAGCTCTACGTTAGACGCGTGTTTATTACTGACGATTTCCAGGTGAGTTCTCTCTGCACACTTTAGTTTACACTTAAACTGTTAAAAATTAATCCTTTAATATTGGCACATGTGCTTAATTTGTAAGAATTATGTAAAATTGTACTTGCtttaattgtaaaaaaaaaattagttgccTGCTCAATTCCTAATTAACTTTTGCTACATAATGCAGCAGTCATAAAACCAAAATATTGAGCATGCGGGATGATGCAAAAGGGTCGTGCACAAATTTTGTAATGGCTTAAGTTTGAACATTGTGGGGTGAATGAGTTTAACATAGTTGTGTGTGCACTGGGAATGCTTGGCCTACCTTCCGTAGGCCTCTCAACTTCCTTCCTACCTTCCCTCCGTAGTAATCTCGGAGAATTTGAGATTTCTCGAAGTCTCCGTAGAAATCTTGACAGCCTACTAGTAGGCTGCCGAGATTTCTTTATATAGTTTGTGCTGATTGTAATACCACTGGGAATAGCCGAGCAGGTTCAGTTAGTGAATTGATGCACGATAGGGGACTCGGAGTTTGGACAAGTTTTTATTTGGGTATTCATAAAAGACCTGCATGTATGGAAGTTGAGACTTGGGAAAGACCTAGATAAATACAGTAAAAGTTTGTAGGTGGTTaatttatgcaaaaaaaaaaaaaaaaaaaaaattttattgcACAACACACGACTTTGAATTGCTGTAGTGTTTGAAGTGCAGGCAGTCTATGGCATTTGGGTGGACAGTGGTTATGTATGGACTAATACCTTTTTACAGTTTCCTTTGTTCTTAATATTGCTCACTTCCTTTCCTCTAAATCTTTTTTATACAAATTAGTTAGTTTTGCATAGTCAAACTGGCTGCTGAAAGGGCAGAACTTTTCCTTAAGAGTTGCAGGCTCCTGAAATTTGATTACCATGCAATAACTAAGAAATTGATTGGAGTAGTGTTACAGTATTCAAAACTAGTCCAAAGGGTTTTTGGTCTTAACAGAATTCGAAATCACTTACCCTGCTTGTATGGTGGTTATACTAGATTGAACTTTGGTTAAAAATTGTCACCTTGCTGTCTGCATTTAGTTTCTCTAATTTTGAAATTGGGGATAAACTAGGCCTCATAGCAGTCTTGGCTATGAAGTTACCCAATTAAATTGGTCAATAACCTTGTGGAAAGTCATATTAGTCTCCTTGAAATCATAATGTTCACAATTGGTAATCTCTAGTTTTCCCATTTGTAAAAAATGTAAAGGTTCATAATGCAGTAAATATTTCTACATATTGCAGTAGCACTAGTGTGAAACCTGCAAATTAATAGGTTGTAGGTGAGGTTACGGTAGTTTTGTTAGCACTTAAATTGGGGAAGACCTCTTCCCAGGAAGAAGCAATGCAATAGTTAGCCATCGGGAACCCACTTGTTGCTAGGTGGCACGAGGCATTACTCgagaatgtgcccaaccatttgtccCATCTGGGAATGACACATTGTGAATAATGCAGTTGTAGGCACTTGAAATATTAACAATACAGTACTTAACTGATGCTGTAGACCATTTAGAATGTGGGATTGTGTAATTATATCTGGTATTATTGGTTTAGACAATTAATAGACTACCTTTTCTACACAGGACATGATGCCAAATTACTTGAGCTTTATTAGAGGTGTGGTAGATTCGGACGACTTGCCCCTGAATGTATCTCGTGAAAATCTTCAGCAACACAAACTCCTAAAAGTAATAAAGAAAAAATTGGTACGCAAGACCCTTGACATGATAAAGAAAATGGAACCTGAAGAATATGATAAATTCTGGAAGGAATATTCTACAAAGTAAGTTAAATAATAATTTTACTAGAACTGTCTACAAAGTCTACTTATTCCATTAATATTCTACACTAGACACCTATTTTCTAGCATTTCCTTTATATCTAATGACCCTCTGTTGGGACTAAAGTTGTAAACTTTTTATTAAGTGTTGCACCCAAATGTTTTAAGGGACCTGAAAAAGTTCCCAGGGAGGCGAGGTCAGCCCCCCTTCCCCCTGGGAGGTGAGggcagggccccccccccccccccaggaggcgAGGGCAGGGGCCCCATCCATCAAAGCCCCCTAGTTACACCAACTGTCAGTTAAGGCCAGGCTAGCCACAGCAGAGTACATGTGCCCACACTTAACTACAGGTTCTAGAAGCTTGGAATGACTACCTACAGTGGCCATATGGTGTCAATAAATCACAATAGGGGCTATCAGATGATACCCCACATGGTAGTCCTGGCCCCATGGAAGAACTGGTGCACAGGCATCTTGTGCACTCCAGGCAATGAATCCACTCGTTGCTCTACTTGTGTAGTCCATTTTTAGTTGAGCTAATGTTGGATTAAATTTTTAAAGTACTTATAAAATATAACATAGTTTTGTATTTGAATGTTTTACCATTACAGCATGAAGTTGGGATCGATTGAAGACTCTGCAAACCGCACTCGTCTTGCCAAACTGTTGCGCTTCCTCTCTTCGGCGAGCAAGGATAAACTGACTTCGTTGTCAGAGTACGTAGAGCGAATGAAGGAGAAACAAGACCACATATATTACATGGCTGGTGCTTCAAGAGATGAGGTAGGTGGTGGGCTGGATGGTAGGTGTGGGAAAGCATTTGGAATATTTAAAGCAAAACTTTATCACTTTGGCCGCATAACTAATTTTGATATTTTTAGGTTGAAAATTCGCCATTTGTTGAACGTCTAATAATGAAGGGCTACGAGGTGCTGTTTCTGACTGAAGCTATCGACGAGTATGCTATAAATGCCATACCAGAATTTGAAGGAAAGAAGTTCCAGAATGTGGCCAAAGAAGGCTTAACAATTGATGAAGGAGAGGGAGCAAAGGAACGAATGGAAGAGTTGAAGACGGCTTTTGAGCCACTAACAAAATGGCTTTCTGAAGAGGCTCTTAAAGAGGAGGTAAGAAATAGGACTTGTAAATAATTTGGAAAAGCTTTAGTTAATGCAATTAAATATGTACTCCAAAACATGGAAATAATGCAAAGTATTGCATAGAAAAACCTGGCCTCATGATATAAATGGTTATAAAAAATCTTAGCATTTTATACAAACTTCTTCAACAGTGCCTTTGTCATTTGCTTTAAATATAATAAATTCCTAGACCTTGGTTCTAGCTTCATTAAACTAGTTTTAGAAAATTATTTTGGGTAATGTACAGCTTGATCACTTTTTCTTTATAGTGTTTTGTTTTTCCTAAAGTATATGCTTAATCAGTTTTATGAAAGATTAAGACCTAGAAATGGTAGTGCCCAAAGAAACCAATAAAATTCTAATTATGGAAAGGtagcattaatgaatggtgcatgtTGGGCAAACATTGGCAGTGATAATAGTACTCTAAACCCTTGATAGTCTGTGGTTATACATTGCAAAATTGCTAAAGCACTTGAGCTTTACTAATAAATGCGCAGTGATCAGTTGTACAAAGCGGCAACGGCAGCTTGCAACCTATCTTTGACTAATCTTGCTCTGGCCTGGTCCCAGGTCTAACATTGCTGATTACTTTCCTTCCCCCATGTTTGCTAACAGTCGTACCTGCtttgagttctactccccaagccttgggccaggcttggggagtagaactcaaaGCGGGTACGACTGCAAACATGGGGAAGAAAAGTAATCCTTCCCCCATGAATTACTTGTGAATGAACtaggcataaatgcactattaaagTAAATTTGAAGTTTTGTGGGATTAAGTATTGAATCTTCCAAAAGTAGAGGTTAATAACAACTGGTTTTTAATTATTATTCCTATCAATATTGTAATGGCTTTCAATAATTCCTTAACACTTTCACGCAGGGGTGGCGCCAGACATTGATCGTTACCAAGTTTTCTCTTGTGTCCGCGTAAGGGACTCCGTCAGGAGTCTCGAGAAAAcatttgtataaattccattttttgtcCTATCTACttggatagtttacaaatgttcgccatgaaatttacgttttctctaatagctgaAGAGATTATTTGGGAGAATGGCATGGCATTGAATCattgtggtaaaacaattgtattattgacacgatgaGTATAATAGACTTAGTTTTTgttgccggtctaacgcatccttgtgacaTTTTACatttgttcttctagaacattcgattgcgaacacattggtacaaaaatgaaagacatcgaaaattaatgtcaggacagtgaaaagaatataaACTTTTCAATGCGGGTTTCGCTGATATGCCgctgcgggtaacacttcggccacttcccactctTGTGGGTGGGCTGCGACATTGATTctctatttatatgcatatgtccacgtagggaattttattgcgatttcagtgataccaaaattaacgttgTAGGACAAGTTcagagttgacaaccctgaagatAATAGAAACATTTCATTGCTGTCTGGCGCTGACGGCTAGTGATTGACGTAGTTCTATATTTGGTGCCGATGTAACTCGtgttttggtgacattttatacttatgtttttctagaacattctattgtgaacacattggtaCGAAAATGAAAtgcgtacatcgaaaattaacgtCAGGACAGTGAAGTATACACCTTTCAGTGTTGCCGCTCAATCGCCCGAAACGCCGCACGCATAAGGGGCAAGTTTTTTTCACTGCATCAATTGTGCGAAAGTGAAACAAAAGTTTGACATTTAATGTGGATTTTAAGTTATGGTGTATGGATAAAAAGGTCATGGTAAACCTGTTTGTGCTGAATTTATAATTTGTAGATCTTGGTATTTTATCCTTTTATGAAGGGCATTAAAACCATTGTATGAACTTTACTATTGGCTCCTAAATATTAACTtgaaatttgatttaataaacATTTTAAACTTTGATTTCTGCTTTTAACTGCATGTGAAGTCTGTAAATAGTTTTGGGTGCTTTGGTCTAAGACTCCAACATTCTTTTAATTTAGGAAAATGGTATTTAGAGGAACCATATGCATTGACTTTCTGCACTGACTGGGTTTTACCTATGCTTGAACTTTTCACTCAGGTTTCAAAGGCAATTGTATCGGAGCGTCTGTCTGACTCTCCATGTGCTCTAGTGGCAAGCATGTTTGGCTGGACTGGCAATATGGAACGCCTGGCTATATCTAATGCACATCAGAAGACTCATGATTCTCATAGGGAGTAAGTTTACTTGGCATGGGTAATGGTTTTCTTTCCTGTAACAAAGTTCTTTACCTTTGCTTATTAAGAACTTGTATTAAGAACTTGTTTCCTTAAAGCTTCTTAAGGTAAGAGTGGCATCCAGGTATTTAATGCAAGAGTGAAGCTCACAAATTTACTGTTATAGAAGTGAAGAATGACTTGCATAAaattatgcatgcatgcataaaaTTGTATGCAGACACCAATAACAATCAATGGTAGTAAACCTAAACTGTAAACCTGTAACTGGCAGTGCTTTAACCTCCGTGCTACACCACTTTTGAGACATTCTGGTGGTCCGCTGAAAAATTCCCCTCCCCCTTTTTCTTTTTTAGTCACTTTCCTCGACAATTacatggtggtggttgggggggggggataattaaaaaaaaaaaatttggtgaCATGAAGATGCAATGTCATCAGTCTGTGCGCCCATGCATGAAGCTCCCAGAGGCGGTCATGCGGGAGATCTCGAGACCcgtcacaaatatattttcattaattttttAAACATTTTCTGGGCTTTCTAATTGTTTGATGCACACTTGCCATTTACAATATGTACACAGTAGAACATTGTTCCAAGGAGCTGAGATACAGGTGTCACTGTCAACacattgttgcaatattacttacTTTCACTTAAATGTACACCATGTACAGACACTATTTAGTCATACACTGTATTACCCAATACTTCGGAAGTGCGTAATAAGTCTATGGTACACAGCGTGATTTCACTCGATGCACAGGGAACACACaacttcgcttcctgtttctttgtgCAATTGCAAACAACGTgctcatgtacacccttggctttagttcctgtaggtggtatgtagcaaaGCTTGTGAAGtgcaaggtagtcttgaaaaaatCTAGGTAAAGACAAAATCGATGACAATTGTCCTGGTATCACTCGTATCTTCACCTGTGTACGGTAAAGTGGGTGCAACATCGCTTAAATTGTTAAAAAAGTCCTCCCTTGCAAATTCACCCATACTCATTGCACTGTAACAACCAccgccatggaagccgctaacaccgttcatctatgctacttgtaaccaccaccactggcaaacactgttcatctatgctacttgtatcggatgcatcatcactgaacccagaaatgATTTATCTATAGTATCTATGAAAATTGGAGACGTCATGGGTGGTGCTCATTTACTGGATATGCTCCCTGTATTGTCATCATTGCTGTATCACTTGTATCTCACCCTTGTTAGGTCCCTATTGTGCCTAGCTGCATCAGTATCATGATCCTTttcttcaaaatgtctgaatttcAGACAGAGTAATCTTTCAACACTGTCACAGGTGTTTGAGACAGATGCACAtgcgcgccacccatggttgctcgctTGAAACTgatccagccagcagcccttagggcatgctgggatttttttttaaagatggccgcCTCACTGAAGGTCTTGGGTGTCCATTTTGTACATGACCAACTGTGCGTTTTTTTTTTATTCGTACGATATCTTTAAATGggatttttctttgcctgcgcttTGCCTTCTGCAAGTATAGTggtgcagttcagtggttaaactGCAACCTTGCCATAGTtaatttttaataaaatttgCAAGGCATTTAAAGACTGATTATAGCAGTAAACATGTTTTATAGCTGGTGCAACTTTGTTAAAAGCTGGTCACAAGTCTTTTCTACAGTACTAAATACAGTACTGGGAGATGTCGCTCCTGACTAACTCTAGTGCATGGGAAGGATTATTGTAAGGTAAGCTTCAATGTTCTTGTGTAGATTGTGAAAGCAGAAGTTGGAGAGAGGCTGTCGGAGTCGCCGTGTGCATTAGTATCATCGAGGTTCGGTTGGACGGCAAATATGCAACGTATTGTGACCTCGCAAACTCATGCAAAGAGCAATGATGTCCAAAGGGAGTAAGTAATGTATTTGATTCCTTTTAACAATGTACAGTATACTAGTAATTTACTACCTAATgctttaaatttaattttttggAGGGCAAACTGCCTGGTGTGGAATAGAGAAATTTTGCtaatttatatacagtacattaATATTGGAAGTTGACTATCCTGTAACAGATGGTAAAAAAATCCTGGCTTGATGCATTCTTTAGATTACTCGATATGAACCCATTGGAAAGTTGGCTACACTGTGCAACTAATTCTAGTAAACTGACGTAGTGTGGCCTCGTCACGTGATAGTGGGAGGGAGATGCAAGAGCTATATACTGGCCATTCATGGGGCTTGAGCAAATTCTCTACCCTTAAAGCAAACTAGAGTACTTATGGCAAGACAGATCCATAATGGTTGGAAGGAAAGTGTTGTTGTACTATTCTAGATGGGTATTCAGATTTTTTAGGCTTAAAATTTCTTTGGCCCCCACAAATCACAAAAGTACTTAAACCAAAATTGATGTTTATAAAAGTGTTCTCTACTATAGTTCTCATGAATTTCTAG contains the following coding sequences:
- the Gp93 gene encoding endoplasmin isoform X2; the encoded protein is MLHLSSRCVSLLACLLLLVAGSARGDVGTVEQDVGSGMEGSRTDDNVVAREEEAIKLDGLNVAQIKELREKAEKHVFQAEVNRMMKLIINSLYRNKEIFLRELISNASDALDKIRLLSLTDKEQLDTNPELVIRIKADKDNHVLHITDTGIGMSRSDLVNNLGTIAKSGTSEFFSKLQESDSTDQASDLIGQFGVGFYSAFLVADNVVVTSKHNSDKQHIWESNSAEFSVADDPRGDTLKRGTTVSLHLKEEAYDFVEVDTVKNLVKKYSQFINFPIYLWDSKTEEVEEPLDEDEAEEDKVEEEDEEGKVEEEKEDKPKTKKVSKTTWDWTLLNDAKPIWTRKPADIEDSEYNEFYKTLSKDSKDPLAKTHFVAEGEVTFKSLLFVPEVQPSESFNKYGTRTDNIKLYVRRVFITDDFQDMMPNYLSFIRGVVDSDDLPLNVSRENLQQHKLLKVIKKKLVRKTLDMIKKMEPEEYDKFWKEYSTNMKLGSIEDSANRTRLAKLLRFLSSASKDKLTSLSEYVERMKEKQDHIYYMAGASRDEVENSPFVERLIMKGYEVLFLTEAIDEYAINAIPEFEGKKFQNVAKEGLTIDEGEGAKERMEELKTAFEPLTKWLSEEALKEEIVKAEVGERLSESPCALVSSRFGWTANMQRIVTSQTHAKSNDVQRDYYLSQKKTLEINPRHPLIKELLKRVGDDPTDVTAKNIAVMMYHTATLRSGYMLKDTVNFSKSVEEMMRQSLGIPLDEPVEAEPEFEDEPDEDEQLLDEDEEDDAGEVEEMHDEL
- the Gp93 gene encoding endoplasmin isoform X1 — protein: MLHLSSRCVSLLACLLLLVAGSARGDVGTVEQDVGSGMEGSRTDDNVVAREEEAIKLDGLNVAQIKELREKAEKHVFQAEVNRMMKLIINSLYRNKEIFLRELISNASDALDKIRLLSLTDKEQLDTNPELVIRIKADKDNHVLHITDTGIGMSRSDLVNNLGTIAKSGTSEFFSKLQESDSTDQASDLIGQFGVGFYSAFLVADNVVVTSKHNSDKQHIWESNSAEFSVADDPRGDTLKRGTTVSLHLKEEAYDFVEVDTVKNLVKKYSQFINFPIYLWDSKTEEVEEPLDEDEAEEDKVEEEDEEGKVEEEKEDKPKTKKVSKTTWDWTLLNDAKPIWTRKPADIEDSEYNEFYKTLSKDSKDPLAKTHFVAEGEVTFKSLLFVPEVQPSESFNKYGTRTDNIKLYVRRVFITDDFQDMMPNYLSFIRGVVDSDDLPLNVSRENLQQHKLLKVIKKKLVRKTLDMIKKMEPEEYDKFWKEYSTNMKLGSIEDSANRTRLAKLLRFLSSASKDKLTSLSEYVERMKEKQDHIYYMAGASRDEVENSPFVERLIMKGYEVLFLTEAIDEYAINAIPEFEGKKFQNVAKEGLTIDEGEGAKERMEELKTAFEPLTKWLSEEALKEEVSKAIVSERLSDSPCALVASMFGWTGNMERLAISNAHQKTHDSHRDYYLSQKKTLEINPRHPLIKELLKRVGDDPTDVTAKNIAVMMYHTATLRSGYMLKDTVNFSKSVEEMMRQSLGIPLDEPVEAEPEFEDEPDEDEQLLDEDEEDDAGEVEEMHDEL